In the genome of Triticum urartu cultivar G1812 chromosome 5, Tu2.1, whole genome shotgun sequence, one region contains:
- the LOC125506433 gene encoding LOB domain-containing protein 41-like — MRASCNGCRVLRKGCADDCTIRPCLAWIRSPDAQANATVFLAKFYGRAGLINLLAAAPDDAQRPALFRSLLYEACGRAANPVFGASGLFSTGNWEACQAAVQAVLEGRPIPQVAADQAAPHPGLLAAYGVRHIPKDGIDRASAALRASRASFKRASSSSSTARPERNGGLGEETAGSSHDHAVEDDGEALADKQKRVQSFSSEAEAGSHVSQAEQSASAPVPQVAQDDGEIDLELTLGFGPAARVLRSPPARFEASRLSTKSGHAGLLLGLPA; from the coding sequence ATGCGGGCGAGCTGCAACGGCTGCCGGGTGCTGCGCAAGGGCTGCGCCGACGACTGCACCATCCGCCCCTGCCTGGCCTGGATCCGGAGCCCCGACGCGCAGGCCAACGCCACCGTCTTCCTCGCCAAGTTCTACGGCCGCGCGGGGCTCATCAACctgctcgccgccgcccccgacGACGCCCAGCGCCCGGCGCTCTTCCGCTCGCTGCTCTACGAGGCGTGCGGCCGCGCGGCCAACCCCGTCTTCGGCGCCTCCGGGCTCTTCTCCACGGGGAACTGGGAGGCCTGCCAGGCCGCCGTCCAGGCCGTGCTCGAGGGCCGCCCCATCCCCCAGGTCGCCGCCGACCAGGCCGCCCCGCATCCCGGCCTCCTCGCGGCCTACGGCGTCCGCCATATCCCCAAGGACGGCATCGACCGTGCGTCCGCCGCACTCCGCGCCTCGCGCGCAAGCTTCAAGCGCgcgtcctcctcctcttccacggCCAGACCCGAGCGCAACGGTGGCCTCGGCGAGGAGACGGCCGGCAGCAGCCACGACCACGCTGTTGAAGACGACGGCGAGGCGCTGGCAGACAAGCAGAAGAGGGTACAATCGTTCTCGTCGGAGGCCGAGGCGGGCTCGCACGTGAGCCAGGCAGAGCAGAGCGCGAGCGCCCCTGTGCCGCAGGTGGCACAGGACGACGGCGAAATTGACCTGGAGCTCACCCTCGGGTTCGGGCCAGCCGCGCGCGTGCTGAGGTCGCCGCCGGCACGCTTCGAGGCTAGCAGATTGAGCACCAAGTCGGGCCACGCCGGTCTGCTGCTTGGGCTGCCGGCGTGA
- the LOC125506434 gene encoding uncharacterized protein LOC125506434 — protein MAAAAPPRRIGRSTVHMDGGGADRPTPAIDGVGRTSSGAGAGRRPGINLFSGPVCAGVFVSFALCIVAYCVYSFLARRRAIFDARRRFLGRVRDSFNRLSEWSADGPATPPPPASVTTADRVDEPPPPPVATTPPGFDVPPPPPVATTTTCDDVPPPPRAAPARPARGDASNSGLGNCPVCLEPLHGRTNIMAAQACAHVFHAYCIEPWLHSRGSCPVCQCTDNPTSILIPDPASTSTSIGECPVCLEALRLDCGDVRAAHACGHVFHSHCIEPWLNQQGSCPVCRCTVSFNPNSTYNPASISTSNPTPDTNPTSIPTPNSTSNSGPVGECPVCLEPLCIGGGDMRAAHACGHVFHSRCIERWRGDGARNQ, from the coding sequence ATGGCCGCGGCGGCGCCGCCCCGGCGCATCGGCAGGTCGACCGTCCACATGGACGGCGGTGGCGCCGACAGGCCGACGCCGGCGATTGATGGTGTAGGCCGCACGTCCTCTGGCGCCGGGGCCGGGCGGCGGCCGGGCATCAACCTCTTCTCGGGGCCGGTATGTGCCGGCGTGTTCGTCTCCTTTGCGCTCTGCATCGTCGCCTACTGCGTCTACTCCTTCCTCGCTCGTCGCCGCGCCATCTTCGACGCCCGCCGCAGGTTCCTCGGCCGCGTGCGCGACAGCTTCAACCGCCTCTCCGAATGGTCAGCCGACGGGCCAGCGACGCCGCCTCCGCCAGCATCAGTGACAACGGCCGACCGCGTTGACGAGCCACCGCCTCCTCCAGTCGCGACCACGCCCCCCGGCTTTGACGTGCCACCGCCGCCTCCAGTAGCGACAACGACCACATGCGATGACGTGCCACCGCCTCCTCGAGCAGCGCCGGCCCGCCCTGCACGGGGAGACGCCTCCAACTCTGGCCTCGGTAACTGCCCGGTGTGCCTGGAGCCATTACACGGGCGTACCAACATCATGGCGGCGCAGGCATGCGCCCACGTGTTCCATGCGTATTGCATCGAGCCATGGCTCCACAGCCGGGGCTCCTGCCCCGTGTGCCAGTGCACTGACAACCCCACCTCCATCCTCATCCCTGACCccgcctccacctccacctccatcGGCGAATGTCCGGTGTGCCTCGAGGCCTTGCGCCTTGATTGTGGCGACGTCAGGGCGGCACACGCTTGCGGCCATGTGTTCCACTCGCATTGCATCGAGCCGTGGCTCAACCAACAGGGCTCATGCCCTGTGTGCCGGTGCACTGTCAGCTTCAACCCCAACTCCACCTACAACCCCGCCTCCATCTCCACCTCCAACCCGACCCCAGACACGAACCCCACCTCCATCCCGACCCCAAACTCCACCTCCAACTCCGGCCCCGTCGGCGAATGTCCGGTGTGCCTCGAGCCCCTATGCATTGGTGGTGGCGACATGAGGGCAGCTCACGCGTGCGGCCACGTGTTCCACTCCCGCTGCATCGAGCGGTGGCGTGGTGATGGTGCTCGCAACCAGTGA
- the LOC125506435 gene encoding uncharacterized protein LOC125506435: MVNPLGPHHSSSSSSSSTSRSGQRPASGFARLLWTNSSSSSSSARAPVEKCRLRLPACCSTYTHHSPSRLARSMSASAMEDLRPKSMACAGVGGDTSSSSSSSASAAASRIIAQWAARRRQACEQMVLGGLDRRDRDSELMALARLHAVSTMLDASSFLRARADAADDDDDGRRARSPERALVRRIAREWTASAPAQQPRGAPRGGDGVGVGGGEEWLGETERERVRTVRERVRRASQGGDGVDGRAPGLRGRQARAPSAARRMSMERLRELQGLSEHRAVSSFAHRGRIQSILRGRISRGGRPAQDGGPISTAAAGEAGQITQSHPASGAENIASDQVVRDHVHDMENASASHEIQTLQSSTQDQSANVPNTRDALENGQLDQEQGMHGYQEYSSDSGTSEQSGEQSGSSSSDGNGSARQEAIAYVQPPPSVQWPGETSGSGASGQEVEEEEEEEEEEEWHVIDNPEAAEAQQWRPEDIGGFARHNRLQEDALYGMYRAELRELLSRRSVSNLLSSGFRESLDQLVHSYAQRQEHDPPAPLNNGPDRAGDAAAAAQPPAGQRQQRRWRMVPPRRDWSRQPVHRPDELEVDEAIHDLRDDMAVLQRGMASTQQMLQACMEMQVELQRSIRQEVASAMHRSLSVHGTVRWYDDGSQWELVRKGTCCICCDSQIDSLLYRCGHMCTCSKCARELLRGAGKCPLCRAPIVEVVRAYSII; encoded by the exons ATGGTAAACCCGCTAGGGCCACAccactcttcttcttcttcttcttcctccaccTCTCGATCGGGCCAGCGTCCCGCCTCGGGATTTGCTAGGCTGCTCTGGacgaactcctcctcctcctcctcctctgctcgCGCGCCCGTGGAAAAATGCCGCCTCCGCCTCCCCGCCTGCTGCTCTACTTATACCCACCACTCGCCCTCCCGCCTAGCTAGGAGCATGTCGGCCAGCGCCATGGAGGACCTCCGCCCCAAGAGCATGGCGTgcgccggggtcgggggcgatacgtcgtcgtcgtcgtcgtcatcggCCAGCGCCGCGGCGTCCAGGATCATCGCGCAGTGGGCGGCGCGGCGCCGGCAGGCCTGCGAGCAGATGGTGCTCGGCGGGCTCGACCGCCGGGACCGCGACTCGGAGCTCATGGCACTCGCGCGCCTCCACGCCGTCTCCACCATGCTCGAcgcctcctccttcctccgcGCCCGCGCCGACGCcgcggacgacgacgacgacgggagGCGTGCGCGGTCGCCGGAGCGCGCGCTCGTGCGGCGGATCGCGCGGGAGTGGACCGCCTCCGCGCCCGCGCAGCAGCCGCGGGGCGCCCCGCGCGGAGGCGACGGCGTCGGCGTCGGCGGAGGCGAGGAGTGGCTGGGCGAGACGGAGCGCGAGCGCGTGCGGACGGTGCGGGAGCGCGTCCGCCGGGCCAGCCAGGGCGGCGACGGCGTGGACGGCCGCGCGCCGGGGCTCCGCGGGCGGCAGGCGCGCGCGCCGAGCGCGGCCAGGCGCATGTCTATGGAGCGGCTGCGTGAGCTCCAGGGCCTCTCGGAGCACCGCGCCGTGTCCTCCTTCGCCCACCGCGGCCGCATCCAG TCCATTCTGCGAGGCAGAATCTCTCGCGGCGGAAGGCCTGCGCAGGACGGCGGGCCGATTTCTACGGCGGCGGCCGGAGAAGCAGGACAGATTACACAGAGTCATCCTGCCTCTGGAGCAGAAAACATTGCCAGTGATCAAGTCGTTCGTGACCATGTCCATGACATGGAGAATGCCTCTGCCAGCCATGAGATCCAGACGCTTCAGTCGTCAACACAAGATCAATCCGCCAACGTACCGAACACTAGGGATGCTCTGGAGAATGGCCAGCTTGATCAGGAACAAGGCATGCACGGGTACCAGGAGTACTCGTCGGACTCGGGGACCTCGGAGCAGAGCGGCGAGCAGTCCGGCTCTTCCTCCTCCGACGGCAACGGCAGCGCGCGGCAGGAAGCCATAGCTTACGTGCAGCCTCCACCCAGTGTGCAGTGGCCAGGGGAGACATCGGGATCGGGTGCCAGTGGCCAGGAagtagaggaggaggaggaggaggaggaggaggaggaatgGCATGTCATTGATAACCCAGAAGCAGCCGAAGCACAGCAATGGCGGCCGGAAGATATAGGCGGCTTCGCTCGGCATAACCGTCTCCAGGAAGACGCGCTCTATGGAATGTACAGGGCGGAGCTCAGAGAACTCCTAAGCAG GCGCAGCGTCTCCAATCTTCTCAGCAGCGGCTTCCGCGAGAGCCTGGACCAGCTCGTGCACTCATACGCTCAGAGGCAGGAGCATGATCCTCCGGCTCCACTCAACAATGGACCAGATCGGGCCGGGGACGCCGCCGCAGCCGCGCAGCCTCCCGCCGGCCAAAGGCAGCAGCGGCGCTGGCGGATGGTGCCGCCTCGTCGTGACTGGAGCCGGCAACCCGTGCACCGCCCAGATGAACTT GAAGTTGATGAGGCCATCCACGACCTGCGGGACGACATGGCCGTGCTCCAGCGCGGGATGGCCAGCACGCAGCAGATGCTGCAGGCGTGCATGGAGATGCAGGTCGAGCTGCAGAGGTCCATCCGGCAGGAGGTCGCCTCTGCCATGCACCGCTCTCTGTCTGTCCATG GGACAGTTAGATGGTATGATGATGGATCACAGTGGGAGCTGGTGAGGAAAGGGACCTGCTGCATCTGCTGCGACAGCCAGATCGACTCGCTTCTCTACAG GTGTGGGCACATGTGCACCTGCTCAAAGTGCGCCCGCGAGCTGCTCCGCGGGGCCGGCAAGTGCCCGCTGTGCCGCGCGCCCATCGTCGAGGTCGTCCGGGCTTACAGCATAATCTGA